A stretch of Triticum aestivum cultivar Chinese Spring chromosome 1D, IWGSC CS RefSeq v2.1, whole genome shotgun sequence DNA encodes these proteins:
- the LOC123182838 gene encoding ABA-inducible protein PHV A1 isoform X2 translates to MASNQNQASYAAGETKARTEEKTGQMMDKAGQATEATKQKAGEAKDKTAQTAQAAKDRAVESKDQTGSFLGEKTEAAKQKAAETAEAAKQKTSETAQYAQERSSDAAQYTKESAIAGKDKTGSVLQQAGETVVNAVVGAKDAVANTLGMGGDNTNTAKDTTTEKITRDH, encoded by the exons atggCCTCCAACCAGAACCAGGCGAGCTACGCGGCCGGCGAGACCAAGGCCCGCACCGAG GAGAAGACCGGGCAGATGATGGACAAGGCGGGGCAGGCCACGGAG GCCACCAAGCAGAAGGCCGGCGAGGCCAAGGACAAGACGGCCCAAACGGCGCAGGCCGCCAAGGACCGCGCCGTCGAGAGCAAGGACCAGACCGGCAGCTTCCTCGGCGAGAAGACGGAGGCGGCCAAGCAGAAGGCCGCCGAGACGGCCGAGGCGGCCAAGCAGAAGACGTCGGAGACGGCGCAGTACGCGCAGGAGAGGTCCTCTGACGCGGCGCAGTACACCAAGGAGTCCGCCATCGCCGGCAAGGACAAGACCGGCAGCGTGCTCCAGCAGGCCGGCGAGACGGTGGTGAACGCCGTGGTGGGCGCCAAGGACGCCGTGGCGAACACGCTGGGCATGGGCGGCGACAACACCAACACCGCCAAGGACACCACCACCGAGAAGATCACCAGGGATCACTAG
- the LOC123182838 gene encoding ABA-inducible protein PHV A1 isoform X1, with product MASNQNQASYAAGETKARTEEKTGQMMDKAGQATEATKQKAGETAEATKQKAGEAKDKTAQTAQAAKDRAVESKDQTGSFLGEKTEAAKQKAAETAEAAKQKTSETAQYAQERSSDAAQYTKESAIAGKDKTGSVLQQAGETVVNAVVGAKDAVANTLGMGGDNTNTAKDTTTEKITRDH from the exons atggCCTCCAACCAGAACCAGGCGAGCTACGCGGCCGGCGAGACCAAGGCCCGCACCGAG GAGAAGACCGGGCAGATGATGGACAAGGCGGGGCAGGCCACGGAGGCCACGAAGCAGAAGGCCGGCGAGACGGCCGAGGCCACCAAGCAGAAGGCCGGCGAGGCCAAGGACAAGACGGCCCAAACGGCGCAGGCCGCCAAGGACCGCGCCGTCGAGAGCAAGGACCAGACCGGCAGCTTCCTCGGCGAGAAGACGGAGGCGGCCAAGCAGAAGGCCGCCGAGACGGCCGAGGCGGCCAAGCAGAAGACGTCGGAGACGGCGCAGTACGCGCAGGAGAGGTCCTCTGACGCGGCGCAGTACACCAAGGAGTCCGCCATCGCCGGCAAGGACAAGACCGGCAGCGTGCTCCAGCAGGCCGGCGAGACGGTGGTGAACGCCGTGGTGGGCGCCAAGGACGCCGTGGCGAACACGCTGGGCATGGGCGGCGACAACACCAACACCGCCAAGGACACCACCACCGAGAAGATCACCAGGGATCACTAG